Part of the Geodermatophilus obscurus DSM 43160 genome is shown below.
GGGTCGGCGGGCCGGTGTGGCTCAAGTGCGAGAACCTGCAGCGCACCGGCTCGTTCAAGATCCGCGGCGCCTACACCCGGCTGGCGCGGCTGTCGGCCGAGGAGCGGGGCCGGGGTGTTGTCGCCGCCAGCGCCGGCAACCACGCGCAGGGCGTCGCCCTGGCCGCACAGCTGCTGGGCATCCGGGCGACGGTCTTCATGCCGCAGAGCGCGCCGCTGCCCAAGGTGGCGGCCACCCGCGGCTACGGCGCCGAGGCCCGGCTGGGTGGCGCCTCGCTGACCGAGGCCCTGGCGGCGGCCGCCGAGCACGCGCAGCGGACCGGCGCGGTCTTCATCCACCCGTTCGACCACCCCGACGTGATCGCCGGGCAGGGGACGGTCGGGCTGGAGGTCCTCGACCAGTGCCCCGACGTGGCCACGGTCGTCATCTGCACCGGTGGCGGAGGGCTGGTCTCCGGCGTCGCGGCCGCGGTGCGGGCCCGCCGTCCCGACGTCCGGGTGGTCGGCGTGCAGGCCGCGGCGGCCGCCGCCTTCCCCGGGTCGCTGGCCGCCGGCCGGCCGGTGGCGCTGACGGGGATGACCACGATGGCCGACGGCATCGCCGTCGGCGCGCCCGGGGAGCTGACGTTCGCGCACGTCCGCGACCTGGTCGACGAGGTGCGCACGGTCAGCGAGGAGGCCCTCTCGCAGGCGCTGCTGTTCTGCCTGGAGCGGGCGAAGCTCGTCGTCGAGCCGGCCGGGGTGGCCGCCGTCGCCGCCGTGCTCGCCGACCCGGCCGACTTCCCGCCGCCCGTCGTCGCGGTCGTCTCCGGCGGCAACATCGACCCGGTGCTGCTGCTCAAGGTGGTGCAGCACGGCATGGCCGCGGCCGGGCGCTACCAGTCGCTGCGGCTGCGGGTGCCCGACCGGCCGGGGTCGCTGGCCGCGGTGCTCGCGGAGCTGGCCCAGGTCGGCGCCAACGTGCTGGAGGTCGAGCACGAGCGGACGGCGACCCGGCTGGGGCTCGGCGAGGTGGAGGTGTTCGTCGTCCTGGAGACCCGCGGGCCCGAGCACGCCGAGGAGGTGCTGGCCCGGCTCGACCGGGCCGGGTACACGGCGACCACCGGCTGAGAGGACCCTCCTGCGAGGGCGCCGGAAAACCGGTCGGGAAGCGTCAGCCTCGCCACATAGTTTCCCGGTCATGACCGACGCGATAGTCGTCGAGGGGCTGGTGAAGCGCTTCGGCGCGACGACGGCCCTCGACGGGGTGGACCTGACCGTGGCCGAGGGCACCGTCCTCGGGCTCCTCGGTCCCAACGGCGCGGGCAAGACGACGGTGGTGCGGATCCTCACCACGCTGCTGCGGGCCGACGAGGGTCGGGTGCAGGTGGCCGGCCTCGACGTGGTGGACGACGCCGACGCGGTGCGTGCCTCGATCGGGCTGACCGGCCAGTACGCCGCCGTCGACGAGTACCTCACCGGCCTCGAGAACCTGGAGATGGTCGGCCGGCTCTACCGGCTGGGCAAGCGCGAGGCGCGGGCCCGGGCCGGTGAGCTGCTGGAGCGCTTCGACCTCACCGGGGCGGCCGACCGGCCGGCCAAGACCTACTCCGGGGGGATGCGCCGGCGGCTGGACATCGCCGCCTCGCTCATCGCCCGGCCGCGGGTCCTCTTCCTGGACGAGCCGACGACGGGGCTGGACCCGCGCAGCCGCCTGGGCATGTGGGAGTTCATCGCCGACCTCGCCGACGGCGGGACGACGATCCTGCTCACCACCCAGTACCTGGAGGAGGCCGACCGGCTGGCCGACCGGATGGTGGTCATCGACCGGGGTCGGGCGATCGCCCGCGGCACCGCCGACGAGCTCAAGGCGCAGGTCGGCGGTCAACGGCTGGAGTTCACCGTGACGACGGCGGCCGTCCTGCCCGACATCCTGGCGCGGCTGCGTGGGCTGGCCGTCGACGAGCCGCACGTCGACGAGCAGGCGCGCCGGCTGAGCCTGCCGGTCAGCGGCGGCGCCGAGGTCCTGGCCGAGGCCCTGCAGCGGCTCGACGGTCACACCACCGAGATCTTCGACGTGGGTCTGCGCCGTCCCGATCTCGACGACGTCTTCCTCGCCCTCACCGGGCACGCGGCGGAGGAGCCGGTCACCGACGACGACCGACCGGCCCAGCCGGTCGTCACCGGGGGGATGGCATGAGCAGCCTCGCGGCGACGCTGTCCGACAGCGTCGTCATCACCAAGCGCAACCTGATCAAGGTCAAGCGGGTGCCGGACCTGATCGTCTTCGCGACGCTCTCGCCGATCATGTTCGTGGTGCTGTTCCGCTACGTGTTCGGCGGCGCGATCGGCGGGTTGCCGCCGGGCATCAGCTATGCGGAGTTCCTGCTGCCGGGGATCTTCGCGCAGACGGTCGTCTTCGGGTCGACCACGACCGGCGCGAGCATCGCCGAGGACCTGCAGAAGGGGCTGATCGACCGGTTCCGCTCCCTGCCCATGTCCCGCTCGGCCGTGCTCGTCGGGCGGACGGTCGCTGATTCCGGGCTCAACGTCATCTCCATCGCCGTCATGGCCGTGACCGGCCTGGTCGTCGGCTGGCGGATCAACTCGTCGCTCGGGGAGGCGCTCGCCGGGTTCCTGGTGCTGCTGGTCTTCGCCTACGCGATCTCGTGGCTGATGGCGGTGGTCGGGTTGCTGGTCCGGACGCCGGAGGTCGTCAACAACGCCAGCTTCATCGTCATCTTCCCGCTGACGTTCATCGCCAACACCTTCGTGCCGCTGGAGACCTTCCCCTCGGCGCTGCGGGTCTTCGCCGAGTGGAACCCCGTCTCGACGGTCACCCTGGCGTCGCGGGAGCTGTTCGGCAACGTGCCACCGGGCACCCCGGTGCCCGACGCCTGGTCACTGCAGAACCCGGTGCTCTACACGCTCATCTGGACGGCGCTCATCCTGGCCGTGTTCGTCCCGCTCTCCGTGCGGCTCTACCAGCGCACGGCGACGCGATGACGTGGCGGGGCGGTGGAGGATGGGCGCGGTGAACGCCGCCTCCGTCGCCCCGTCCGCCGACAACCCGCTGCTCGAGCCGTCGCCCCTCCCGCTGCAGCTGCCACCCTTCGCGGAGATCACCCTCGAGCACTGCCGCGAGGCGATGCTGGCCGGGATGGCCGAGCAGCGCGCCGAGGTGGCCGGCATCGTCGGGTCGCCCGAGCCGCCGACGTTCGAGAACACCGTCGTCGCCCTCGAGCGGTCGGGCCGGCTGTACCGCCGCGCCGGCGCGGTCTTCCACAACCTCGCCTCGTCGGTCGCCACCGACCGGCTGCGGGAGATCGAGCGGGAGCTGGCCCCGCTCGAGTCGGCGCACGCGGACGCGCTGCGCCTTGACCCGGCTCTGTTCGGGCGCATCGACGCCGTCCACGCGCAGCGGCACGACAGCGACCTGGATGCCGAAGCCGTCCGGCTGGTGGAGCGTTACCACCTGGACTTCGTGCTCGCCGGCGCGCGCCTCGACGAGACCGACCGGGCCCGGCTGACCGAGCTGAACCGCGAGCTGTCGGAGCTGTCGACGACGTTCGGGCAGAACCTGCAGCTGGCCAGCGAGGCCGCCGCCGTCGTCGTCCCCGACGCCGCGGAGCTCGACGGGCTCGGGGACGAGGAGGTCGCCGCAGCGGCCCGTGCCGCCGCCGACCGCGGGGTTCCCGGGTTCCTCATCCCGCTGCTGCTGCCCACCGGCCAGCCGGTGCTGACCAAGCTGCGCAACCGTGGGCTGCGCCGCCGCGTGTTCGAGGCGTCGGTTGGCCGGGCGTCGGGCGGCGAGCACGACAACGGTCCGGTCGCCGTGCGGATCGCCCGGGTGCGCGCCGAGCGGGCCCGGCTGCTGGGCTTCGCCACCCACGCGGACCTGGTGCTGGCCGACCAGACCGCGGGCAGCACCGAGGCGGTCGACGCGATGCTCGCCCGGATGGTGGGGCCGTCGATGGCCAACGCGCGGGCGGAGGCCGCCGCGCTGGCCGAGGTCGCCGCCGCTGATGGCGTGACGGAGCTGGCGCCCTGGGACTGGGCGTTCTACAGCGAGCGGGTGCGCGCCGAGCGGTACTCGGTCGACACCACGGCGCTGCGGCCGTGGTTCGAGCTGGACCGGGTGCTCGTCGACGGCGTCTTCGCCGCCGCGGAGCGGCTGTACGGCTACCGCTTCACGCCGCGGCCCGACCTCGTCGGTCACCACCCCGACGTCCGGGTCTGGGAGGTCACCGACTCAGCGGGCGAGACGGTCGGCCTCTACCTCGGCGACTTCTACGCCCGCGAGGGCAAGCGCGGCGGGGCCTGGATGAGCTCGTTCGTCACCCAGTCGCGGCTGCTGGACACCCGGCCGGTCGTCGTGAACGACCTCAACGTCACCCGGGGGGCCGACGGACAGCCCACCCTGCTGACGCTCGACGAGGTCAACACGCTGTTCCACGAGTTCGGCCACACGCTGCACGGCCTGAGCTCCGCGGTCACCTACCCGCGCTTCGCCGGCACCAGCGTGCCGCGGGACTTCGTCGAGTTCCCGAGCCAGGTCAACGAGATGTGGGCGCTGTGGCCGGAGGTCCTCGCCGGCTACGCCCGGCACGTCGGGACCGGGGAGCCGCTGCCGGCCAGCGTGGTCGAGGCGATCGAGGCCGCACAGCTGTGGGGCGAGGGCTTCGCGACGCTGGAGTACCTGGCGGCCACGCTGCTCGACCAGGCATGGCACCGGATCACGCCGGAGACGGAGGTCGGGAACCCGCAGGAGTTCGAGCGGGCCGCGCTGGAGGCGGCCGGGGTCGCCCACGACCTGGTGCCGCCGCGCTACCGGACGACGTACTTCCAGCACGTCTTCGCCGGGGGCTACGCGGCCGGCTACTACTCCTACATCTGGTCGGAGGTGCTCGACGCCGACACCGTGGAGTGGTTCAAGGAGAACGGCGGCCTGCGCCGGGAGAACGGCGAGGTCTTCCGGTCACGGCTGCTGGCCGTCGGCGGGTCGGTCGACCCGCTGGAGGCCTTCCGCGCCGTCCGCGGCCGGGATGCCGACCCCACCCCGCTGCTGCGCCGCCGGGGGTTGTTGCCGGCCGGCTGAGGGCTCCGGGGGTGGATCCCGCGCCCGTGGGGTGCTGCACGGCCCCGGAGCGCGGCAACGCCCCCAGGAGCGGTGGACGGACGGGCCATTGCCGGGGTTCCTCGCGCACTGCCGGACCTGCAGCTCCCGCAGCGCGCGAGGAACGCCCGCAGTGCGGGGCTCAGGAACTCAGAGCCAGGGCAGCGAGAGGACGACGTCGAGGTCGTCGGGGGCGTCGCCCTCCCGGACCAGCCGGTTGGGCTGGCGGTGGCCGCACGCCGTGCAGCGGTGGACCACCTGCCAGCCCTTGCCCGACTTCTCCACCAGGCCGATCGGCTCCATCGGCGCCCGGCACTCGCTCGCCCGGTCGCCGGGGAGGTCGTCGACGTGCAGCGACCACAGGCACACCGGACAGTGGTTGCGGTAGTGCCCGTCGGTGTTCGCCGGCACCGCCGACCCGCAGTGGACGCAGGCGAACCCGGTGTTCTCCGCCCGCCGGGAGCGCGCGGGCGGGGTCACCGGTCCTCCTCACCGGCGCTCGTCGGCCCGGTACCCCTGGGTGCTGCGTTCCTGCGTGACCTCGCGAACTCGGTCACGGGGGACCCCGGTCAGGGGACGAAGGGCTCGACGGCGACGACGTCGACGGTGATGTCGCGGCCGTTGGGCGCCTGGTAGGTGACCGTCGTCCCGGGCTCTGCACCGAGGATGGCCGAGCCGAGCGCCGACTCGGGGGAGTAGACCTGCAGACCCGTCGTCCCGGCGATCTCGCGCGAGCCGAGGAGGAACTTCTCGGTGTCGTCCTCGCCCCGGAAGCGGATGGTGATCACGGTCCCGGTGGCGGCGTGCGTCGCCGTTGTGGGCGCGTCGCCGACGCGGGCCTTCCGCAGCAGGTCCTCCAGCTGGCGGATGCGGGCCTCCTGCTTGCCCTGCTCGTCCTTGGCGGCGTGGTAGCCGCCGTTCTCGCGGAGGTCGCCCTCCTCGCGGCGGGCGTTGATCTCGGCGGCCATGGCCGGGCGGCCCGCCACCAGCTGGTCGAGCTCGGCCCTCAGCCGGTCGTGGGCCTCCTGGGTCAGCCAGACGCCCTGGTTCTGCTGGTCGGTGGGGGTGGACACGGCAGTGCTCCTGAAATGTCGGTGGCCGCCCCCCGTCCGGGGAACGGCCGCGTTCAGAACGGCCAACGTAACACCGTCGGTCGGGATGGGTGTCTCGCCCGCGCCCCGGCCTCCGGGATGCGGAACGCTAGTGGATCGCAGCGTGACGAGCGCCACGAACACCCGATCGTGGGCCCCGACGGCGGCGGCACCCGGTGGAGCCGGTGGATGATGGGCCGGTGACCGAAGCAGACCCGTTGCGCCTGCTCGCCGTGCACGCCCACCCCGACGACGAGTCGAGCAAGGGCGCCGCGACCATGGCCAAGTACGTCGCGGAGGGTGTCCGCGTCATGGTGGCGACCTGCACCGGGGGTGAGCGCGGCTCGGTGCTCAACCCGGCGCTGGACCGGCCCGACGTCTGGGAGCGCCTGCCGGAGATCCGCCGGGAGGAGATGGCCCGCGCCCGCGAGATCCTCGGCGTCGAGCAGGAGTTCCTCGGGTTCGTGGACTCCGGCCTGCCCGAGGGCGACCCGCTGCCGCCGCTGCCCGAGGGCTGCTTCGCGCTGGTGCCGACCGAGGAGGCGGCCGCGCCGCTGGTCGAGCTGATCCGCCGGTTCAACCCGCACGTGATCACCACCTACGACGAGCGCGGCGGCTACCCGCACCCGGACCACATCAAGACCCACGAGGTCTCGGTGCACGCCTTCGACGCCGCTGGCGACCCCGACCGCTACCCCGAGCTGGGGGAGCCGTGGCAGCCGCTCAAGCTCTACTACCAGATGGGCTTCACGCTGCCCCGGACACGGGCGCTGCACGAGGCGATCCTCGCCTCGGGCAAGGAGTCGCCCTACGCGGAGTGGCTGGAGAACTGGGACCCCGAGCGGGACATGGCGCACCGGGTCACCACCAGGGTGCCGTGCGCCGAGTACTTCGCCGTCCGGGACGCCGCGCTGATCGCGCACGCCACCCAGATCGACCCGAACGGCCGCTGGTTCGCCTGCCCGCTGGAGGTCCAGCAGCGGATCTGGCCCACCGAGGACTACGAGCTGGCCCGGTCGGTCGTCGACTCACCGGTCCCCGAGGACGACCTCTTCGCCGGGGTCCGCAGTGAGGTGGTCGTCCGATGACCGGGTTCGCGCTCCTGGCGGCCGAGCAGCAGCTGCCCGAGGACGTCGGCAAGGCCGGACCCATCGGCGCGCTGCTGACCGTGCTGCTCTTCATCGCCATCCTGCTGCTGGTGCGGTCGATGACCACGCACCTGAGGCGGGTGCCCCGCAGCTTCGACGCCGGGGACGACGGGCCGCGGGTGGTCGTCCCCGACACCCCGGCCGAGCTGGTCGACCCGCGACCCGAGCCGGGGCAGGAGTTGCTGGACACGCTGCGGCGGGCACCTCGGGCGATCGAGGGGCCGCGCCGGGACGGCGACCGGCCGGGCCCTGCCGGGGGCTGACCGGCCGGCCGCCGCCGGTGCGGGCTACCAGCGGTGCGCCACGTCGATCACCAGGCGTGGACCCTGGTCGGAGTACGGTGCGCCCTCCAGGACGAACACCCGCATGGGCAGTTGGGCGCGGACACCGAGCGCGAGCGTGGTCCAGCCCTCGAAGCTGCCGGCGGAGGCCACCTGTCGGAAGGTCCTCCAGCCGCTGACGTCCACCATCTCCGGGCCGAGAGCCACGGTCGGCTGGCCGTCCTCGTCGTAGGCGGACGCTCCGACGCTGACCTGCAGGACAGCGCCGCCCCGGACGGGCACCGGCTCGCCCGAGCCCTCCTGCCGGACGACGTCCACGTAGCGGACGTCATAGGTGGCGAACTCGTTGTCCGACCCTCCGAGGTCCACCACGAGACGGTCGTAGCAGGCGTGCCGGCCGGCGCGGACGTCGACGACGGTCTCGGAGTCGCCGCTCATCTGCGTCTTCGGCATCGAGCCTCAGGTGATGCCGCAGTACGGACTCGCAGACGCCGGAGCGGCGGTGATCACCCCGAGCGCGGTGAGGACGGAGAGAGCGAGGACGAGGAACCGGGATCGGTTCATGGCGGGCCTCCTCGAGGAATCGGTGCCGACGACAGGATCTGCCGGACGGGACCCGAGGCGTCATGGGCGTCGACATGTCGACTCGACGAACCTCCTCCGCGGTTCCCGGCAGGAGATGACAAGAAGGTCGGGCGCGCCTCCGCGTCCGCCTGGGCAGCTCGTGCTATGAGCCCGTCCGGGTGAGGTGACGTCTCCGGACGGTCGCCACACGCCGCGCGACGGACGAGGATGCGCGGATGAGCCAGCGACGGCACGACCCCGAGCAGCGCGTTCCCCCGCCGGGGTTCGGACGCGTCGGCACCCGCCTGCTCGAGCTCGCCGAGAACGTCGTCCACGCCGGCATCGCGCTGCTCCTCGTCCTGGCCGCGCTGGCTTTGCTGGTGCCGGCCGGGCGGACGGCGTGGTCGCTGACCGGTGACCTGTCGCAGGCGCCGATGGTCGAGCTGCTCGACGTGCTGCTGCTGGTGTTCATCGTCGTGGAGCTGCTCTTCGCCGTCCGGACGACGGTGGAAAAGCGCGAGCTGGTCGCCGAGCCGTTCTTGGTCATCGGGGTGATCGCCTCGATCAAGGAGATCGTCGTCCTGTCGGTGGAGGCCGCGGGCGCCGTCGGCGAGGGCGCGGGGTTCCGCGACCGGATCACCGAGATCGCCGTCCTCGGCGTGCTCGTGCTGTTCCTCGGTGCCACCTCGTGGCTGCTGCGCCGCAAGGAGCGCGAGCCCGACGAGGGAGAGGGCGGCGAGCAGGAGCCGGTGCAGGAGCAGGACGTGGCAGCCCGCGCGTAGCGCGGAGCTCCGCGGTCGTCCGCCGGCCTGCGGGCGCCCCGTCGATGGGCCGTTGCGTGTTCCTGTTCGCCGGCCCGCACTCGCGGGAACGGAAGCTGCATGCCCAACCGGCTCGCCACCGCCACCAGCCCGTACCTGCTCCAGCACGCCGGCAACCCGGTCGACTGGTGGGAGTGGGGCGAGGAGGCCTTCGCCGAGGCTCGTCGCCGGGACGTGCCCGTCCTGCTCAGCGTCGGCTACGCCGCCTGCCACTGGTGCCACGTGATGGCCCACGAGTCCTTCGAGGACGAGGCGACGGCGGGGCAGATGAACGCCGACTTCGTGTGCGTGAAGGTCGACCGCGAGGAGCGGCCGGACGTCGACAGCGTGTACATGGCCGCCACCCAGGCGCTGACCGGCCACGGCGGCTGGCCGATGACCGTCTTCACCACGCCCGACGGCCGGCCGTTCTACTGCGGCACCTACTTCCCGCCCCGGCCCGCGCACGGCATGCCGTCGTTCCGGCAGCTGCTCTCCGCCGTCTCCGACGCCTGGCGGTCGCGGCGCGAGGACCTGGAGACGGCCGGCACGCGCATCGCCGAGGGCATCTCCTCCCGGCTGGACCTCGGGCCGCCGGCCCCGCTCGCGGCCGAGGTGCTCGACCACGCCGTCGCCGCACTGGCCGGGGAGTACGACGAGCGGTGGGGTGGGTTCGGCGGCGCCCCGAAGTTCCCGCCGTCCATGGTGCTGGAGTTCCTGCTCCGCCACGCCGCCCGCACCGGCGACGACCGGGCGCTGCGGATGGCCCGCGGCACGCTCGGGGCGATGGCACGCGGCGGCATCCACGACCAGCTCGCCGGCGGCTTCGCGCGCTACTCCGTCGACGCGCGGTGGGTCGTGCCGCACTTCGAGAAGATGCTCTACGACAACGCGCTGCTGCTGCGGCTGTACCTGCACCTGTGGCGGGCCACCGGGGACGAGTGGGCGCGCCGGGTCGCCGACGCCACCGCTGCCTTCCTGGTCCGCGACCTCGACACGCCCGAGGGCGGGTTCGCCTCCGCGCTGGACGCCGACGCCGAGGGCGTGGAGGGGCTGACCTACGTCTGG
Proteins encoded:
- the ilvA gene encoding threonine ammonia-lyase produces the protein MVAGELRQDGVALVGGADVEAAAALLDGVVRHTPLEHSRALAERVGGPVWLKCENLQRTGSFKIRGAYTRLARLSAEERGRGVVAASAGNHAQGVALAAQLLGIRATVFMPQSAPLPKVAATRGYGAEARLGGASLTEALAAAAEHAQRTGAVFIHPFDHPDVIAGQGTVGLEVLDQCPDVATVVICTGGGGLVSGVAAAVRARRPDVRVVGVQAAAAAAFPGSLAAGRPVALTGMTTMADGIAVGAPGELTFAHVRDLVDEVRTVSEEALSQALLFCLERAKLVVEPAGVAAVAAVLADPADFPPPVVAVVSGGNIDPVLLLKVVQHGMAAAGRYQSLRLRVPDRPGSLAAVLAELAQVGANVLEVEHERTATRLGLGEVEVFVVLETRGPEHAEEVLARLDRAGYTATTG
- a CDS encoding daunorubicin resistance protein DrrA family ABC transporter ATP-binding protein, which translates into the protein MTDAIVVEGLVKRFGATTALDGVDLTVAEGTVLGLLGPNGAGKTTVVRILTTLLRADEGRVQVAGLDVVDDADAVRASIGLTGQYAAVDEYLTGLENLEMVGRLYRLGKREARARAGELLERFDLTGAADRPAKTYSGGMRRRLDIAASLIARPRVLFLDEPTTGLDPRSRLGMWEFIADLADGGTTILLTTQYLEEADRLADRMVVIDRGRAIARGTADELKAQVGGQRLEFTVTTAAVLPDILARLRGLAVDEPHVDEQARRLSLPVSGGAEVLAEALQRLDGHTTEIFDVGLRRPDLDDVFLALTGHAAEEPVTDDDRPAQPVVTGGMA
- a CDS encoding ABC transporter permease, coding for MSSLAATLSDSVVITKRNLIKVKRVPDLIVFATLSPIMFVVLFRYVFGGAIGGLPPGISYAEFLLPGIFAQTVVFGSTTTGASIAEDLQKGLIDRFRSLPMSRSAVLVGRTVADSGLNVISIAVMAVTGLVVGWRINSSLGEALAGFLVLLVFAYAISWLMAVVGLLVRTPEVVNNASFIVIFPLTFIANTFVPLETFPSALRVFAEWNPVSTVTLASRELFGNVPPGTPVPDAWSLQNPVLYTLIWTALILAVFVPLSVRLYQRTATR
- a CDS encoding M3 family metallopeptidase; translated protein: MGAVNAASVAPSADNPLLEPSPLPLQLPPFAEITLEHCREAMLAGMAEQRAEVAGIVGSPEPPTFENTVVALERSGRLYRRAGAVFHNLASSVATDRLREIERELAPLESAHADALRLDPALFGRIDAVHAQRHDSDLDAEAVRLVERYHLDFVLAGARLDETDRARLTELNRELSELSTTFGQNLQLASEAAAVVVPDAAELDGLGDEEVAAAARAAADRGVPGFLIPLLLPTGQPVLTKLRNRGLRRRVFEASVGRASGGEHDNGPVAVRIARVRAERARLLGFATHADLVLADQTAGSTEAVDAMLARMVGPSMANARAEAAALAEVAAADGVTELAPWDWAFYSERVRAERYSVDTTALRPWFELDRVLVDGVFAAAERLYGYRFTPRPDLVGHHPDVRVWEVTDSAGETVGLYLGDFYAREGKRGGAWMSSFVTQSRLLDTRPVVVNDLNVTRGADGQPTLLTLDEVNTLFHEFGHTLHGLSSAVTYPRFAGTSVPRDFVEFPSQVNEMWALWPEVLAGYARHVGTGEPLPASVVEAIEAAQLWGEGFATLEYLAATLLDQAWHRITPETEVGNPQEFERAALEAAGVAHDLVPPRYRTTYFQHVFAGGYAAGYYSYIWSEVLDADTVEWFKENGGLRRENGEVFRSRLLAVGGSVDPLEAFRAVRGRDADPTPLLRRRGLLPAG
- a CDS encoding RNHCP domain-containing protein, whose protein sequence is MTPPARSRRAENTGFACVHCGSAVPANTDGHYRNHCPVCLWSLHVDDLPGDRASECRAPMEPIGLVEKSGKGWQVVHRCTACGHRQPNRLVREGDAPDDLDVVLSLPWL
- the greA gene encoding transcription elongation factor GreA, which translates into the protein MSTPTDQQNQGVWLTQEAHDRLRAELDQLVAGRPAMAAEINARREEGDLRENGGYHAAKDEQGKQEARIRQLEDLLRKARVGDAPTTATHAATGTVITIRFRGEDDTEKFLLGSREIAGTTGLQVYSPESALGSAILGAEPGTTVTYQAPNGRDITVDVVAVEPFVP
- the mca gene encoding mycothiol conjugate amidase Mca, coding for MTEADPLRLLAVHAHPDDESSKGAATMAKYVAEGVRVMVATCTGGERGSVLNPALDRPDVWERLPEIRREEMARAREILGVEQEFLGFVDSGLPEGDPLPPLPEGCFALVPTEEAAAPLVELIRRFNPHVITTYDERGGYPHPDHIKTHEVSVHAFDAAGDPDRYPELGEPWQPLKLYYQMGFTLPRTRALHEAILASGKESPYAEWLENWDPERDMAHRVTTRVPCAEYFAVRDAALIAHATQIDPNGRWFACPLEVQQRIWPTEDYELARSVVDSPVPEDDLFAGVRSEVVVR
- a CDS encoding AMIN-like domain-containing (lipo)protein, with the protein product MPKTQMSGDSETVVDVRAGRHACYDRLVVDLGGSDNEFATYDVRYVDVVRQEGSGEPVPVRGGAVLQVSVGASAYDEDGQPTVALGPEMVDVSGWRTFRQVASAGSFEGWTTLALGVRAQLPMRVFVLEGAPYSDQGPRLVIDVAHRW
- a CDS encoding phosphate-starvation-inducible PsiE family protein, with translation MSQRRHDPEQRVPPPGFGRVGTRLLELAENVVHAGIALLLVLAALALLVPAGRTAWSLTGDLSQAPMVELLDVLLLVFIVVELLFAVRTTVEKRELVAEPFLVIGVIASIKEIVVLSVEAAGAVGEGAGFRDRITEIAVLGVLVLFLGATSWLLRRKEREPDEGEGGEQEPVQEQDVAARA